The following are encoded together in the Fusarium keratoplasticum isolate Fu6.1 chromosome 1, whole genome shotgun sequence genome:
- a CDS encoding Mitochondrial glycine transporter, with the protein MGLTIASSPAQHNDAVASPPMTEQRASRPANSARHFVSGLGSGVASAVILQPLDLLKTRVQQSGGSSLTATLRDIRQSSSLVQSLWRGTVPSALRTGFGSALYFTSLNAIRQHAQRTGILGRRLQTQGGSSALPSLTNSGNLVSGAIARTFAGFVLMPLTVIKVRFESSLYSYPSLASAALDIRRTDGWRGFFSGFGATALRDAPYAGMYVLFYEMLKSQLGSLAAKPGASSGDGPTKMQATLASSVNFTSAMLAGGACSVVSNPFDAVKTRIQLQPQEYRNIWHAWYRMVSQEGVRSLWDGLALRMSRKAMSSALAWTVYEELIRRAR; encoded by the exons ATGGGCCTCACAATTGCCAGTTCCCCAGCGCAGCACAATGATGCCGTTGCATCCCCACCAATGACTGAGCAACGGGCCTCACGGCCAGCAAACTCAG CTCGCCATTTTGTCTCCGGCCTTGGCTCCGGAGTTGCCTCTGCGGTCATTCTTCAGCCTCTAGACCTACTCAAGACCCGGGTTCAGCAGTCTGGAGGCTCATCACTCACCGCCACGCTACGCGACATCAGGCAGTCTTCAAGCCTGGTACAGTCTCTCTGGAGAGGCACTGTTCCATCTGCCCTGCGAACGGGCTTTGGCTCAGCCCTTTACTTCACTTCACTTAATGCAATTCGCCAGCACGCCCAGCGGACGGGCATCCTGGGACGTCGGCTCCAGACTCAGGGTGGCTCCTCCGCCCTGCCATCACTCACCAACTCTGGCAACCTCGTATCAGGCGCCATTGCGAGGACATTTGCTGGATTTGTATTGATGCCCTTGACCGTCATCAAGGTTCGGTTTGAATCCAGCCTCTACTCGTATCCGTCCCTCGCATCTGCAGCCCTCGATATCCGGCGGACAGATGGGTGGCGTGGTTTCTTTTCAGGATTTGGCGCCACAGCACTCCGAGATGCACCTTATGCTGGAATGTATGTGCTTTTTTACGAGATGCTGAAGTCACAGCTGGGCTCTCTGGCAGCAAAGCCTGGGGCTTCGTCTGGTGACGGTCCGACCAAGATGCAGGCCACTCTTGCTAGTTCTGTCAACTTCACCTCAGCCATGCTCGCCGGCGGAGCATGCTCGGTTGTCTCCAATCCCTTCGATGCAGTTAAGACACGAATCCAGTTGCAGCCACAGGAGTATAGGAATATTTGGCATGCTTGGTATAGAATGGTGTCTCAAGAAGGCGTTCGTTCACTTTGGGATGGTCTTGCACTGCGTATGAGCCGAAAGGCGATGAGTTCAGCGTTGGCGTGGACTGTCTATGAGGAATTGATTCGCCGGGCCAGGTGA
- a CDS encoding Conserved oligomeric Golgi complex subunit 8, translating to MAEALRDLLAPDQQADPGALEYLIYLAEQQSDFLQTSEPQVLSQTSHSLLLAVQALSKRSHKPVVESAASHATLRQSLPTLAQRASDLVQAVPRLDAQAEHFSSAFGKASESKLLARRKQALLLLRNSERLVDVMEMPLLLSSAVSATPVNHSSTLELYAHVRRLASLYPDSPLVTSVLEEADAAIRQMAADLVGTLKAPNLKLAAAVRTIGWLKRIIPDLVTDTPTEDALPAVFLVCRLATLLTTLEALEPLRDLADEERLRQDKAASSWSGGQQTERYLKRFIEIFREHSFSIVSVFKSISSSFAPPAEHDADPLRLLPSPMATFPLHLVEMLVETLRIYLPTVKDQTSRESILTQVLYCAGSLGRLGADFGMLLASIGVDEWVELVKRHRLLAGRLESVIGDYRGSHASVAS from the coding sequence ATGGCTGAGGCGCTGCGAGACCTGCTCGCTCCTGACCAGCAGGCTGACCCTGGCGCATTGGAGTATCTGATATACCTTGCAGAACAGCAGTCCGACTTCTTGCAAACCTCCGAGCCTCAGGTCCTTTCTCAGACGTCCCACTCACTCCTCCTGGCTGTCCAGGCACTTTCGAAGCGGTCACATAAACCCGTCGTCGAGTCGGCAGCCAGCCATGCCACGTTACGGCAGTCGCTGCCAACACTGGCCCAGCGAGCTTCCGATCTTGTCCAAGCAGTACCTCGCCTTGATGCGCAGGCAGAGCACTTCTCGTCCGCCTTTGGAAAGGCGAGCGAGAGCAAGTTGCTGGCTCGAAGAAAACAAGCCCTGCTACTCCTTCGAAACTCGGAGCGCCTCGTCGATGTGATGGAGATGCCCCTGCTTCTTTCATCTGCTGTCTCGGCCACCCCCGTCAACCATTCGTCCACTCTCGAGCTCTATGCCCACGTCCGTCGCCTGGCATCCCTCTACCCAGATTCACCCCTCGTCACATCAgttctggaggaggcggacgCTGCCATTCGCCAGATGGCAGCTGATCTCGTTGGCACGCTGAAGGCGCCCAATCTGAAGCTGGCTGCCGCTGTTAGGACGATCGGCTGGCTGAAGCGCATTATCCCAGACCTGGTTACAGACACACCGACTGAGGATGCCCTCCCTGCTGTTTTCTTGGTCTGTCGCTTGGCCACACTTTTGACGACACTGGAAGCGTTAGAACCTCTCAGAGATCTTGCCGACGAGGAACGCCTTCGGCAGGACAAGGCAGCTAGCTCATGGTCTGGTGGGCAACAGACCGAGCGCTATCTCAAGCGGTTCATTGAGATCTTCCGTGAGCATAGCTTCAGCATAGTCTCTGTCTTCAAGAGCATAAGCTCGAGCTTTGCTCCACCAGCTGAGCACGATGCCGACCCCTTGCGATTGTTGCCGTCACCAATGGCCACATTTCCCCTCCACCTCGTTGAGATGCTCGTCGAGACTTTGCGCATTTATCTGCCCACAGTCAAAGACCAGACGTCAAGGGAGAGCATTTTGACGCAGGTCCTCTACTGTGCGGGTAGTCTCGGCAGACTGGGGGCTGATTTCGGAATGCTTCTCGCCTCCATTGGCGTCGATGAGTGGGTTGAGCTGGTCAAGCGACATCGCCTTCTTGCTGGGCGCCTTGAATCAGTCATAGGCGACTATCGAGGCAGTCATGCTAGCGTCGCGAGTTGA